In the genome of Pseudorca crassidens isolate mPseCra1 chromosome 12, mPseCra1.hap1, whole genome shotgun sequence, one region contains:
- the RITA1 gene encoding RBPJ-interacting and tubulin-associated protein 1 isoform X2, producing MLRETWKQGLAGRAHLLSPRTMNSVKTPVELAVSGMQTLHVQHRCRGSCRVKVRPSYVDETLFGSPAGTQPTPPAFDPPWMGKANRTRGVGTGASQASGANGSCETTSSRDKTLTLAPRKKNKYRLIGHTPSYCDESLFGSRPEGAGWEASWMAKGDAAKLHALFWTPPATPRGSHSPRPRETPVRAIHPASPSKTERRVVADSRRLSVDGLDSPRPPRRERSYSLTHLNVPSTSHPPTSTPCTNGPRDPRPSPSGVTFRSPLVTPRAHSVSVSVPVTPRRGGAIQKPKPPWK from the exons ATGCTCAG GGAGACCTGGAAGCAGGGGCTGGCAGGCAGAGCACACCTGCTGTCACCCAGGACCATGAACAGCGTGAAGACCCCGGTGGAGCTGGCCGTGAGTGGGATGCAGACCCTCCACGTTCAGCACCGCTGCCGGGGCAGCTGCCGGGTCAAGGTTAGGCCGTCATATGTGGATGAGACTTTGTTTGGCAGTCCTGCAGGCACCCAGCCCACACCACCAGCCTTTGACCCACCGTGGATGGGGAAGGCCAACAGAACCAGAGGAGTGGGTACAGGGGCATCACAGGCCTCAGGGGCCAACGGGAGCTGTGAGACTACCTCCTCCAGGGACAAGACCCTGACCCTCGCACCAAGGAAGAAGAACAAATACAG ACTGATTGGCCACACTCCTTCTTACTGCGATGAGTCGCTCTTTGGCTCCCGACCTGAGGGCGCCGGCTGGGAGGCCTCGTGGATGGCGAAGGGGGATGCTGCAAAGCTCCATGCCCTCTTCTGGACACCCCCAGCTACCCCTAGGGGCAGCCACTCACCCCGCCCCAGGGAGACTCCAGTGCGAGCCATTCACCCAGCTAGTCCCTCAAAGACAGAGCGCCGGGTGGTGGCAGATTCCCGGAGGTTGTCCGTGGACGGGTTAGACTCTCCACGCCCTCCGAGGCGGGAGCGTTCTTATTCCCTCACCCACCTTAATGTCCCCAGCacgagtcacccacccaccagtacCCCCTGCACAAATGGGCCTCGAGATCCCAGACCTTCCCCGTCAGGAGTGACCTTCCGGAGCCCCCTGGTGACTCCCAGGGCTCATTCAGTCAGTGTTTCAGTGCCAGTTACCCCCCGACGAGGCGGAGCCATCCAGAAACCAAAGCCACCTTGGAAATGA
- the DDX54 gene encoding ATP-dependent RNA helicase DDX54 produces MAGGTRPAAAPRSRAAMAQWRKKKGLRKRRGAASQSRSSDSEDGEFEIQAEDDARAQKLGPGRPLPTFPTSECTSDVEPDTREMVRAQNKKKKKSGGFQSMGLSYPVFKGIMKKGYKVPTPIQRKTIPVILDGKDVVAMARTGSGKTACFLIPMFERLKTRSAQTGARALILSPTRELALQTMKFTKELGKFTGLKTALILGGDKMEDQFAALHENPDIIIATPGRLVHVAVEMNLKLQSVEYVVFDEADRLFEMGFAEQLQEIIARLPGGHQTVLFSATLPKLLVEFARAGLMEPVLIRLDVDSKLNEQLKTSFFLVREDAKAAVLLYLLRSLVRPQDQTVVFVATKHHAEYLSELLTTQRVSCAHIYSALDQTARKINLAKFMHGKCSALIVTDLAARGLDIPLLDNVINYSFPAKGKLFLHRVGRVARAGRSGTAYSLVAPDEVPYLLDLHLFLGRALTLARPHEELSGAGGGDGVLGRVPQSVVDDEDCGLRTSLETSLELRGLGRVADNAQQQYVRSRPAPSPESIKRAKELDLSGLGLHPLFSSCFQEEELQQLRLVDSIRNYRSRATIFEINASSRDLSSQVMRAKRQKDRKCIASFRQKRQEQQEGPAIPAPSLPAPQEEQPEKEEAAGDSVEDLFTEVVGRKRQQPGPNRGAKRRREEARQRDQVFYIPYRPKDFDSERGLSIGGDGGTFEQQVAGAVLDLMGDEGQSLTKGQQQLKWDRKKKRFVGHSGQEDKKKIKTESGRYISSSYKRDLYQKWKQKQKIDDRDSEEEGTFERRGPERRGGKRGRGQGASQPRTPGAPTGRVRSELKTKQQILKQRCRAQKLRFLQRGGLKQLSARNRRRARELQQGAFGRGAQSKKGKMRKSL; encoded by the exons ATGGCTGGCGGAACGCGTCCGGCGGCCGCACCGCGGTCCCGAGCTGCCATGGCCCagtggaggaagaagaaggggcTCCGGAAGCGCCGGGGCGCGGCCTCTCAGTCCCGCAGCAGTGACTCGGAGGACGGCGAGTTTGAGATTCAGGCAGAAGATGACGCCCGGGCCCAGAAG CTGGGACCCGGCAGACCCCTACCCACCTTCCCCACCTCGGAATGCACCTCGGACGTGGAGCCGGACACACGGGAGATGGTACGAGCCCagaacaagaagaagaagaagtcgGGAGGCTTCCAGTCCATGG GCTTGAGCTACCCAGTGTTCAAAGGCATCATGAAGAAGGGCTACAAGGTGCCAACACCCATCCAGAGGAAG ACCATCCCAGTGATCCTGGATGGCAAGGATGTGGTAGCCATGGCCCGGACAGGCAGTGGTAAGACGGCCTGCTTCCTCATCCCCATGTTCGAGAGGCTCAAGACCCGCAGCGCCCAGACCGGGGCCCGCGCCCTCATCCTCTCACCCACCCGAGAGCTGGCCCTGCAGACCATGAAGTTCACCAAGGAG CTGGGCAAGTTCACTGGCCTCAAGACTGCCCTGATACTGGGCGGGGACAA GATGGAAGACCAATTTGCAGCCCTGCACGAAAATCCCGACAT AATCATTGCTACCCCTGGGCGCTTGGTCCATGTGGCTGTGGAGATGAACCTAAAGCTGCAGAGCGTGGAATATGTGGTATTTGATGAGGCTGACAG gcTCTTTGAAATGGGGTTCGCAGAGCAGCTGCAGGAAATCATTGCCCGCCTCCCTGGGGGCCACCAGACTGTCCTGTTCTCTGCCACGCTGCCCAAGCTGCTGGTGGAGTTCGCCCGGGCTG GCCTCATGGAGCCCGTGCTCATCCGGCTAGACGTGGACTCCAAACTCAACGAGCAGCTCAAG ACCTCCTTCTTCCTCGTGCGGGAGGATGCCAAGGCTGCTGTGCTGCTCTACCTGCTGCGCAGCCTGGTGCGGCCCCAGGACCAGACAGTGGTATTTGTGGCCACCAAGCACCACGCGGAGTATCTCAGTGAG CTGCTGACGACCCAGCGGGTGAGCTGCGCCCACATCTACAGTGCCCTGGACCAGACGGCCCGCAAGATCAACCTGGCCAAGTTCATGCACGGCAAGTGCTCGGCCCTCATCGTGACTGACCTGGCAGCCCGGGGCCTGGACATCCCACTGCTGGACAACGTCATCAACTACAGCTTCCCCGCCAAGGGCAAGCTCTTCTTGCACCGCGTGG GCCGTGTGGCCCGGGCTGGCCGAAGCGGCACGGCCTACTCCTTGGTGGCCCCAGATGAGGTCCCCTACCTACTGGACCTGCACCTGTTCCTGGGCCGTgccctgaccctcgcccgtccccacGAGGAGCTCTCCG GCGCGGGCGGCGGGGACGGCGTGCTGGGCCGGGTGCCGCAGAGCGTGGTGGACGATGAAGACTGCGGTCTGCGGACCAGCCTGGAGACGTCGCTGGAGCTTCGGGGCCTGGGCCGCGTGGCCGACAATGCCCAGCAGCAGTATGTGCGCTCACGGCCGGCGCCCTCACCCGAGTCCATCAAGAGGGCCAAGGAGCTGGACCTCTCGGGCCTGGGCCTGCACCCCCTCTTCA GCTCGTGCTTCCAGGAGGAGGAGCTGCAGCAGCTGCGGCTGGTGGACAGCATCAGGAACTACCGCTCCCGGGCG ACCATCTTTGAGATCAACGCTTCCAGCCGGGACCTGAGCAGCCAGGTGATGCGTGCCAAGCGGCAGAAGGATCGTAAATGCATCGCCAGCTTCCGGCAGAAGCGGCAGGAGCAGCAGGAGGGCCCGGCCATCCCAGCCCCGAGCCTCCCAGCACCGCAGGAGGAGCAACCTGAGAAGGAGGAGGCGGCAGGAGACAGTGTGGAG GACCTCTTCACAGAGGTTGTGGGCCGGAAGCGGCAGCAGCCAGGACCCAACCGAGGAGCCAAGAGGCGGAGGGAGGAGGCCCGGCAGCGGGACCAGGTGTTCTACATCCCCTACCGGCCCAAGGACTTCGACAGCGAGCGGGG CCTGAGCATCGGTGGGGACGGGGGTACCTTCGAGCAGCAGGTGGCTGGCGCTGTCTTGGACCTGATGGGGGACGAAGGCCAGAGCCTGACCAAGGGCCAGCAGCAGCTCAAGTG GGACCGGAAGAAGAAGCGGTTTGTGGGACATTCGGGACAGGAGGACAAGAAAAAGATCAAGACGGAGAGTGGCCGCTATATCAGCAGCTCCTACAAGAGGGACCT CTACCAAAAGtggaaacagaagcagaaaattGATGATCGTGACTCAGAAGAAGAAGGGACATTTGAACGGCGTGGCCCAGAGCGAAGAGGTGGTAAGCGCGGCCGAGGGCAAG GTGCATCCCAGCCCCGCACCCCTGGTGCCCCCACAGGCCGCGTGCGCTCAGAGCTCAAGACCAAGCAGCAGATCCTGAAGCAGCGGTGCCGAGCCCAGAAGCTGCGCTTCCTGCAGCGTGGAGGCCTCAAGCAGCTCTCTGCCCGCAACCGGCGCCGCGCCCGGGAGCTGCAGCAGGGCGCCTTCGGCCGGGGCGCCCAATCCAAGAAGGGCAAGATGAGGAAGAGCCTGTAA
- the RITA1 gene encoding RBPJ-interacting and tubulin-associated protein 1 isoform X3, translated as MNSVKTPVELAVSGMQTLHVQHRCRGSCRVKVRPSYVDETLFGSPAGTQPTPPAFDPPWMGKANRTRGVGTGASQASGANGSCETTSSRDKTLTLAPRKKNKYRLIGHTPSYCDESLFGSRPEGAGWEASWMAKGDAAKLHALFWTPPATPRGSHSPRPRETPVRAIHPASPSKTERRVVADSRRLSVDGLDSPRPPRRERSYSLTHLNVPSTSHPPTSTPCTNGPRDPRPSPSGVTFRSPLVTPRAHSVSVSVPVTPRRGGAIQKPKPPWK; from the exons ATGAACAGCGTGAAGACCCCGGTGGAGCTGGCCGTGAGTGGGATGCAGACCCTCCACGTTCAGCACCGCTGCCGGGGCAGCTGCCGGGTCAAGGTTAGGCCGTCATATGTGGATGAGACTTTGTTTGGCAGTCCTGCAGGCACCCAGCCCACACCACCAGCCTTTGACCCACCGTGGATGGGGAAGGCCAACAGAACCAGAGGAGTGGGTACAGGGGCATCACAGGCCTCAGGGGCCAACGGGAGCTGTGAGACTACCTCCTCCAGGGACAAGACCCTGACCCTCGCACCAAGGAAGAAGAACAAATACAG ACTGATTGGCCACACTCCTTCTTACTGCGATGAGTCGCTCTTTGGCTCCCGACCTGAGGGCGCCGGCTGGGAGGCCTCGTGGATGGCGAAGGGGGATGCTGCAAAGCTCCATGCCCTCTTCTGGACACCCCCAGCTACCCCTAGGGGCAGCCACTCACCCCGCCCCAGGGAGACTCCAGTGCGAGCCATTCACCCAGCTAGTCCCTCAAAGACAGAGCGCCGGGTGGTGGCAGATTCCCGGAGGTTGTCCGTGGACGGGTTAGACTCTCCACGCCCTCCGAGGCGGGAGCGTTCTTATTCCCTCACCCACCTTAATGTCCCCAGCacgagtcacccacccaccagtacCCCCTGCACAAATGGGCCTCGAGATCCCAGACCTTCCCCGTCAGGAGTGACCTTCCGGAGCCCCCTGGTGACTCCCAGGGCTCATTCAGTCAGTGTTTCAGTGCCAGTTACCCCCCGACGAGGCGGAGCCATCCAGAAACCAAAGCCACCTTGGAAATGA
- the RITA1 gene encoding RBPJ-interacting and tubulin-associated protein 1 isoform X1, with product MVATVTTFHRETWKQGLAGRAHLLSPRTMNSVKTPVELAVSGMQTLHVQHRCRGSCRVKVRPSYVDETLFGSPAGTQPTPPAFDPPWMGKANRTRGVGTGASQASGANGSCETTSSRDKTLTLAPRKKNKYRLIGHTPSYCDESLFGSRPEGAGWEASWMAKGDAAKLHALFWTPPATPRGSHSPRPRETPVRAIHPASPSKTERRVVADSRRLSVDGLDSPRPPRRERSYSLTHLNVPSTSHPPTSTPCTNGPRDPRPSPSGVTFRSPLVTPRAHSVSVSVPVTPRRGGAIQKPKPPWK from the exons ATGGTTGCCACCGTGACCACTTTTCATAGGGAGACCTGGAAGCAGGGGCTGGCAGGCAGAGCACACCTGCTGTCACCCAGGACCATGAACAGCGTGAAGACCCCGGTGGAGCTGGCCGTGAGTGGGATGCAGACCCTCCACGTTCAGCACCGCTGCCGGGGCAGCTGCCGGGTCAAGGTTAGGCCGTCATATGTGGATGAGACTTTGTTTGGCAGTCCTGCAGGCACCCAGCCCACACCACCAGCCTTTGACCCACCGTGGATGGGGAAGGCCAACAGAACCAGAGGAGTGGGTACAGGGGCATCACAGGCCTCAGGGGCCAACGGGAGCTGTGAGACTACCTCCTCCAGGGACAAGACCCTGACCCTCGCACCAAGGAAGAAGAACAAATACAG ACTGATTGGCCACACTCCTTCTTACTGCGATGAGTCGCTCTTTGGCTCCCGACCTGAGGGCGCCGGCTGGGAGGCCTCGTGGATGGCGAAGGGGGATGCTGCAAAGCTCCATGCCCTCTTCTGGACACCCCCAGCTACCCCTAGGGGCAGCCACTCACCCCGCCCCAGGGAGACTCCAGTGCGAGCCATTCACCCAGCTAGTCCCTCAAAGACAGAGCGCCGGGTGGTGGCAGATTCCCGGAGGTTGTCCGTGGACGGGTTAGACTCTCCACGCCCTCCGAGGCGGGAGCGTTCTTATTCCCTCACCCACCTTAATGTCCCCAGCacgagtcacccacccaccagtacCCCCTGCACAAATGGGCCTCGAGATCCCAGACCTTCCCCGTCAGGAGTGACCTTCCGGAGCCCCCTGGTGACTCCCAGGGCTCATTCAGTCAGTGTTTCAGTGCCAGTTACCCCCCGACGAGGCGGAGCCATCCAGAAACCAAAGCCACCTTGGAAATGA
- the IQCD gene encoding dynein regulatory complex protein 10, whose product MALDILAVGPLYEDPDVNRVRLIAQTTKNSTAPPKRLPPIRTKLTTIETKRIMSVLDETIHKVELVTLLSYVASSSKNSEGMLGEDIMKAVREHQDLCQILVDRVSYLQEEERQLQEEEEFEDEPSFRDRVLSIEVQKSHLPPLMQQIKGSTKNIVRLLLSSPQAARLLQVQTLGRSVEAQSFIDSLVELRGFLFEKLLTSPMEARDKTQFIQDITRRNQRNQEIIGTLENELAACVRNRDAEVEKENVVIQELKNHLHQLPKLSENSLLRTKKEAKKQQKADFRASQARVAKTQQEILLLQAQFNSLVMENWEAEQALRKKKYKVETEIENWIQKYDLEMSEKQDEYEELDIIHKEEKLQLEELKRRHDVLVEEFSQIQAEQEINTKKRLEAEQEMVHMVRAAMLIQALWRGYLVRSMLRSKKRKWSKSRGKKDKGKGEGKGKGKGKK is encoded by the exons ATGGCTTTGGACATCCTTGCCGTGGGCCCTCTCTACGAAGACCCTGACGTCAACAGAGTAAGGCTGATAGCACAGACAACCAAAAACTCCACCGCCCCGCCAAAACGCTTGCCTCCTATCAGGACCAAACTCACCACCATCGAGACCAAGAGGATCATGTCCGTCCTGGACGAGACCATTCACAAGGTGGAGTTGGTGACCCTGCTGTCATACGTGGCATCCAGTTCCAAGAATTCGGAGGGGATGCTGGGGGAGGACATCATGAAAGCAGTGAGAGAGCACCAGGACCTTTGCCAGATCCTCGTGGATCGTGTCAGTTACCTGCAGGAGGAAGAAAGGCAGTTGCAGGAGGAAGAAGAGTTCGAGGATGAACCGTCGTTCCGAGACCGTGTCCTCTCCATAGAGGTGCAGaaatcccacctcccaccccttaTGCAGCAGATCAAAGGATCCACCAAGAACATCGTGAGACTCCTGCTCAGTAGCCCCCAGGCTGCCAGGCTGTTGCAGGTGCAGACCCTGGGCAGAAGTGTGGAAGCCCAGAGTTTTATTGATAGCCTGGTAGAACTCCGAGGTTTCCTGTTTGAGAAGCTACTCACTAGTCCCATGGAAGCCAGAGACAAGACTCAGTTCATCCAGGACATCACCAGACGGAATCAGAGGAACCAAGAAATCATCGGTACTCTGGAAAATGAATTGGCAGCCTGCGTGAGGAACAGGGATGCAGAG GTGGAGAAGGAGAACGTCGTGATCCAAGAACTGAAAAACCACCTGCACCAGCTGCCCAAGCTCTCAGAGAACAGCCTCCTTCGCACCAAGAAGGAGGCCAAGAAGCAGCAGAAGGCGGACTTCCGGGCCTCACAGGCCCGGGTGGCCAAGACCCAGCAGGAGATCCTGCTGCTGCAGGCGCAGTTCAACAGCctggtcatggagaactgggaggcaGAGCAGGCGCTGAGGAAG aaaaaatataaagtggaAACGGAAATTGAGAACTGGATCCAGAAATACGATTTGGAGATGAGTGAAAAGCAG GATGAGTACGAGGAGTTGGATATCATCCACAAGGAGGAGAAGCTGCAGCTGGAGGAGCTGAAGAGACGGCATGACGTGCTGGTGGAAGAGTTCTCCCAGATCCAGGCCGAGCAGGAGATCAACACCAAGAAGAGGCTGGAAGCCGAGCAGGAGATGGTGCACATGGTGCGGGCTGCCATGCTCATCCAGGCCCTGTGGAGGGGCTACCTGGTCCGCTCCATGCTCAGGTCCAAGAAGAGGAAGTGGAGCAAGAGCAGAGGGAAGAAGGACAAGGGCAAGGGCGAGGGCAAGGGCAAGGGCAAGGGCAAGAAATGa